Genomic DNA from Channa argus isolate prfri chromosome 10, Channa argus male v1.0, whole genome shotgun sequence:
AATCCATTGCGGATATTTAACATAGAACTAGAAATTTTGGATATGAATGACAACGCCCCACAGTTTCGAAGGGAGGCCATTCATTTGGACATATCTGAGTCAACGCCTAGGGGAGAAAGATTCTCTTTGAGCAACGCTGTTGACCCGGATGTTGGTTCAAATTCTGTGAAAACATATCATCTTAGTGAAAGTGAACACTTTACTATTGAAGTACAGACTGGAAGGGACGGATCGAAGTTTGCAGATTTGATATTAACAAAAGCATTAGATCGGGAGCAGCAGGCTGTTCATAACTTAATACTCACAGCTATAGATGGTGGTACACCTGCTCGTTCTGGTACAGCCAGCGTGATTGTTCATGTTTTGGACACAAATGATAATGCACCTACATTTGACAAGACGATCTATAATGTAAACATAATGGAGAATTCTCCCATTGGAAGCCTGGTTATTAATCTAAATGCAACAGACTTAGATGAGGGATCAAATTCTGACATAACTTACTCATACAGTTTATATACATCAGAGAAAACGCAGCAAACATTTAGTCTGAATCCCTCCACCGGTGAAATTACTGTCAAAGGAATGTTAAATTATGAGGATTTTAGGATTTATGATATGGAAGTTATAGCGACAGATCATGGAGCCAATAGTTTATCAGGACAATGCACCATAAAGATTCTGGTGGAAGACATGAACGATAATCACCCAGAAATATCTATTAAATCATTCCAGACTCCAGTGACTGAAAACATTGAACTAGACACAGTGATCGCGGTAGTTAGTGTCAGTGATAAAGACTCCGGAGACAATGGAGTGGTTGATCTTCATATTCCTGATAACATGCCCTTCAAACTGAGAGAATCCTCTGATAACTATTATGAACTAGTTGTGTCAGAGCCGTTAGACCGTGAGAAGGTTGCAGAATATGACATCACGTTCACGGTGACTGACAGAGGTTCTCCTCCTTTATCTGATAATGAAACTATGACGTTAGAGCTGCTGGATGTAAATGACAATGTTCCACAGTTCCCTCGGTCTTTTTATACCATACGTGTGATAGAGAATAACGCACCTGGGGACTTGCTCAGTTCACTCACTGCGTTTGACCCTGACCTCCATGAAAACCAATATCTGGTTTACTTCATCCTAGAGAAGGAGATAGCCAACACCTCCATGTCCATGCTGTTCTCCATCAATCCAGAGAACGGTAATCTTTACGCACTGAAAACGTTTGACTATGAGATCGAGAAAGACTTTCTGTTCCACATTGAGGCCAGAGACTCTGGTTCTCCTCCACTCAGCAGTAACGTGACCGTCCACATCATTATTGTAGACCAGAACGACAATGCTCCGGTCATTGTGTCTCCGTGGCGCGCGCACGGCTCGGTGGTGGAGGAAAAGATCCCCAGATCCACCGATAAAGGCTCCCTGGTTGCCAAGGTGATAGCTCTAGACACCGACTCGGTGCACAACTCTCGGATTACCTACCAGTTTCTACAGGTGCCTGACGCCACCTTGTTCAGTCTGGACCAATACAACGGAGAGATCCGGACTATGAGGATGTTCAGCTACAGAGATCAGCGCCACCACAGACTGGTTGTTGTTGCCAAGGACAACGGGGACCCTGCTCTCTCTGCTACGGTCACCATCAAGCTGTCCACGGTGGAGACTGCTGTGAAAGCCTACTCGGACATGACTGAGGTGCCTCTAGAGTATGACATCTTCTCAGACCTGAACCTGTATTTGGTGATCGGTCTGGGCTCCGTGTCGTTTCTGCTGCTCATCACCATATTGGTCACTATAGTGCTCAAGTGTCAGAAACCCAAATCCAGCAAAGCGGCTCCTCCCTGCAGGAACAGTGTGATCAGTGAGAGGAACTCCACCATCGCTGATTCCACTCTGGTGTCCAACGATGCCTACTGGTACAGTCTGTTTCTAGCAGAGACCAGGAAAGGAAAGCTGGTGGTTAGACAGCCTCTGCCAAAGGGCTCCAGGTACATCGTGTCCAGTATACCAAGAAGCACCGGACTGACAGAGACTAGTGACTCTGCAGCGTCCACTCTTCAGGTAAATTGTAGTTCAGTTAAACAtacctttaatgttttttattttttattttatgaaaatcaTCTTTATGAACGTCTTTCTGCACGTGGTTTCCCGAGACAAGaaattgtgaaaatgttatGACAGAAGTAAcaaattgttatattttaacaaGATAACCAATTTTGTATAATCCAAACAAATGATTGACATGGAATTTGAAGcaatttaaaacagtttataTCTAGAACCAACCTATTCTAAATTAATTTGGGATTGTTAAAACCTCTGTGCAAAACCATTATAATATACAcgtacattttgttttactgcagcGTCGCTGTTCTGCAGTTAAGAATCCCAAACTTTGCCTTTGCAGTCGCCATGACAGTGTGTCATACTTACAGACTGGACGTTGGCAAAAACAAGGTGGACAGTTCCTGGTGCTGAACAGGgatttatggatttatttcGCTATTATTTAGGCTGCTAAATGTAACAAATTTATACTAATACGCGCCTTCAAAGAACATTCTCTTGAAGTATTTTGTTTGGTGCACATGGAAAGCTATATTTCATTATCAGTATAACGATGGAAATTCATAATTCTGGAAATTCTTGGAGGAGGTATTTATCTGCGCTTTTGCTTATCTGTACATTGGTAAACATGATTAGCGCCGTCACTCATTACTCTGTTCCCGAAGAACTGGAGGAAGGCTCTGTTGTCTCTAATTTAGCTTCAGATTTAGGATTAGATGTTAAGACGCTGAGTAACCGTAAAATGCGGTTAGACATTATATCCAGCAAAAAATACCTGGATGTGAACAAAGAAACAGGGGAGCTGTACATTGTGGAGAGGGTTGACAGGGAGTATTTGTGTGCGGTAAAAACAACGACATGTTATCTAAAAATGGAAGCTATTGTAGAGAACCCTCAGAGGATTTTCTATATCGAAATTGAAATAACAGATATAAATGACAACGCTCCTCATTTTCGACGAGACACCATAAACTTGGACATTATGGAATCAACCCCAGCTGGTGAGAGATTCTCTGTTAATAACGCCGTTGATCCAGATCTTGGATCAAATTCAGTAAAAACATACCTTCTGAGCGAAAGTGAGCACTTTGACATAGACATTCAAACTGGAAGAGATGGATCTAAATTTGCTGATTTAATATTGAAGAAGAGCTTAGACCGTGAAAAACAAGGAGTGCACAATTTAATTCTCACTGCTGTGGACGGCGGGGTGCCTACGCGCACAGGTACAGCAAGTATTATTGTGCGAGTACTGGATACTAATGACAACGCCCCGACATTCGATAAAGGTAATTATGACGTTAATATTATGGAGAATTCTCCGGTTGGTACTCCTGTCATTAAGTTGAAAGCTACGGATTTAGATGAGGGaacaaatgctaaattaaaatatacatatagtTTGTATACATCAGAAAAAACCCAAGGAACATTTGACCTGAATCCTTCTACAGGTGAAATTACGGTGAAGGGACAGTTAAACTATGAAGACATTCAAAATTATGAAATGGAAATCATAGCAACGGATAAAGGAGCAAACAGTTTATCAGGTCAGtgtaaagtaaacatttttgtaatagATATGAATGACAATCACCCAGATATTTCAATCAAGTCATTTCAAAGTCCAgtcaaagaaaacattgaaCTAGACACAGTGATCGCGGTAGTTAGTGTCAGTGATAAAGACTCCGGAGACAATGGAGTGGTTAATCTTCGTATTCCCGATAACATGCCCTTCAAACTGAGAGAATACTCTGATAACTATTATGAATTAGTTGTGTCAGAGCCGTTAGACCGTGAGAAGTTTGCAGAATATGACATCACGTTCACGGTGACAGACAGAGGTTCTCCTCCTTTATCTGACAATGAAACTATGACGTTAGATCTGCTGGATGTTAATGACAATGTTCCACAGTTCCCTCGGTCTTTTTATACCATACGTGTGATAGAGAATAACGCACCTGGGGACTTGCTCAGTTCACTCACTGCGTTTGACCCTGACCTCCATGAAAACCAGTATCTGGTTTACTTCATCCTAGAGAAGGAGATAGCCAACACCTCCATGTCCATGCTGTTCTCCATCAATCCAGAGAACGGTAATCTTTACGCACTGAAAACGTTTGACTATGAGATCGAGAAGGACTTTCTGTTCCACATCGAGGCTAGAGACTCTGGTTCTCCTCCACTCAGCAGTAACTTGACCGTCCACATCATTATTGTGGACCAGAACGACAACGCTCCGGTCATTGTGTCTCCATGGCGCGCGCACGGCTCGGTGGTGGAGGAAAAGATCCCCAGATCCACCGATAAAGGCTCCCTGGTTGCCAAGGTGATAGCTCTAGACACCGACTCGGTGCACAACTCTCGGATTACCTACCAGTTTCTACAGGTGCCTGACGCCACCTTGTTCAGTCTGGACCAATACAACGGAGAGATCCGGACTATGAGGATGTTCAGCTACAGAGATCAGCGCCACCACAGACTGGTTGTTGTTGCCAAGGACAACGGGGACCCTGCTCTCTCTGCTACGGTCACCATCAAGCTGTCCACAATGGAGACTGCTGTTAAGGCTTACTCTGACATGACTGAGGTGCCTCTAGAGTATGACATCTTCTCAGACCTGAACTTGTATTTGGTGATCGGTCTGGGCTCGGTGTCGTTTCTGCTGCTCATCACCATATTGGTCACTATAGTGCTCAAGTGTCAGAAACCCAAATCCAGCAAAGCGGCTCCTCCCTGCAGGAACAGTGTGATCAGTGAGAGGAACTCCACCATCGCTGATTCAACTCTGGTGTCCAACGATGCCTACTGGTACAGTTTGTTTCTAGCAGAAACCAGGAAAGGAAAGCTGGTGGTTAGACAGCCTCTGCCAAAGGGCTCAAGATACATCGTGTCCAGTATACCGAGAGGAACCGGACTGACAGAGACTAGTGACTCTGCAGCTTCCACTCTGCAGGTATGGCAAAGCTGATTCATAGCTGTGTTACGCAGAGATGTTTCACTCGTTGTCTATTAAATACAACCGCGAATAAGCGTGTTGTAATTGTTTGGTCTATAAATTGTTGTTAACtgtttttaatgactttttCGGATACATCTAATGTATTTCTTGTAGATGTCCAATGGatatttcaaaaacaatttaaaaatgaccacAGAAGCCTATGTACTATAAAGGATGACTATGCACGGTGCTTAAAAGTCAACTCAAAGGGCAATGACATTAATTATCTGCAGAAAAGTAAAGTTTGGTTATGAACGACATATacagataaaatatttaaaatttacttCGAATTTTGATGAAATAGTTATTAGTATTGCAAAATGTGATGGCTGAAACACTTCTAACATAGAAGCAGAAAATTGAGACTCTTTTCCACACTGCAGACACTTCTCTTCTTTACACTCTCTCACGTGAAATGTATAAACTAATGGGGAACTAGAATCAGACTAAGGTAAATGCAATTATAAGCACAGAAGTAGAttcaataaattaatataaactCTAAAGTGGCTAATGAAATTATTTATACTTGTAAATATGCaaatcatcacatttaaaagtaaatatgtaaatagtgtaaatattttagcaaattaggttttttgtaaattaactCAAACACGTTACACAAATTCCCAAACTaaaccttaatttttttttcctctttcacaaAAGAAACATCATCTTCATTTCAaagaactaaaaacaaacaaccacaacGAAGAGAGCAAACTTTGTCTCACTTTGTAACATAGAACATAAGGAGGCTGATTCTGACGCCAGAAAAAATGTGCAGAACAACGATGGTCATCAGGAGTGGCAGAGGGGGTGGAACAGATTAATTAATGCTCGGAAAGCAGAGCTGGAGTGGGGCTGGGGATTGGCAGTGCAGTTTTGTGGGTCCTTTACAGGAGCACTGCTAGGTCCAGGTAGGGTGTAGTACTTGGAGGATGCAGGCTTTGATGCTCCAAAGAACACAATACCTGACAATGCAGTTCAGCAAAGGAGTTGATACTGCCCAGGGTAGTCCACATGAGGAGTGTCTTGTCCAGTATATACCAAAGGAGCATTGTAGGACCTGAGGCAAATGTAGTGTACAATCATGGACTGATCCAGCAGGTAGCAAATGTTACGCCTAGAGAATCCAGATCAGTTCCAAGGCACTCCAAAATATCAGAGGAGCTTTTCCAGTGAGGAGCAagcttttgttttgatgtaGTAGGGTCACTGATCCATACCGGGTCTCCAGAAATGTATCGTGCCTGTTTAACATACTTATCATACTGGTGATTCTTACGGTTGTGAGCACAATTTCTGTTCCATGCTGCAGACTCAAATGTTGATTCAAGTTTCTTTGTCAACTGCTAACCATAGTCAAATTGTAAACTGGGAGTAGAACCAGTCGGCGTGTTGTTAGGTAACAGTAGGTTGGTAGGCATCCTGGcttcccatctgtgtgtgagaaaaaatGGACTGAAACCTGATGTAGAGTGAGCACTTGTTTTATAAGCCAAAGCAGCTTGATTGATGCAATCATCCCATTCAGCGGGCCGTAGAAGAAGTGACTTGGCGAACTGATCAATGAGTGTTCTGTTGAATCTTTTGATCATACACTCGGACTGTGGATGATATGGGTTGGTTCTGGTTTCCTTGATGCGCAAAAGTTGACATAAGTGTTTCATGAGGTCCAACCTAAACTGACATCCCTGATATGTGTGGAATATTTCAGGAATGCAGTGCTCACAGATGAATTTCTAAAACAAGCATTTTGCAACTTGGAGCGCTGATCTGGAATCGCATAGAGATTTACCTAGTTGGAGAAATAATCTTAAACCACAAGCACATATCTGTTGCCATGACTCACCGTTGGGAGTTCCAATATGTCAGCTGAAGACTTCTGGAAAGGATGAGTAGCAACAATTGTTTTCTTTGGAGCTTTGTGTGGGGTGACATGAATGGCCAGTAATACAGTTTCTGAGCGCATTTTAGGACCTTATCTGTAGACAGATGATCAGCTACTGGATTACCATGCAACAGCTCTAGGGCAGTGTCTATTAAGGTTTGAGGGACTTTAGCTTGGTGCAGAGCAACAGAGCAAGCAATTGGGCAAGGTAGTAAGTTTGGGCAAGAGTGGAACTTTCATGCTCCACTATCGTAGTACTCTTTTCAGAAGGTCAAAGAGGGTCGAATGAATGTTGTCTTTCAAAAATGTCCCAACCTGATATTAATCGCTGGTAAGCACCTCTGAGAAGTTCAAATTCCTGTTGCTATATCTGTTTTCCAAGTTTGATTCGAATAGTTA
This window encodes:
- the LOC137133857 gene encoding protocadherin alpha-C2-like isoform X2, producing MKEGSVVANLATDLSLDVKTLNQRKMRLDLIANKKYLDVNRETGELYVVEKIDREFLCTKTLTLCYLKMEVILENPLRIFNIELEILDMNDNAPQFRREAIHLDISESTPRGERFSLSNAVDPDVGSNSVKTYHLSESEHFTIEVQTGRDGSKFADLILTKALDREQQAVHNLILTAIDGGTPARSGTASVIVHVLDTNDNAPTFDKTIYNVNIMENSPIGSLVINLNATDLDEGSNSDITYSYSLYTSEKTQQTFSLNPSTGEITVKGMLNYEDFRIYDMEVIATDHGANSLSGQCTIKILVEDMNDNHPEISIKSFQTPVTENIELDTVIAVVSVSDKDSGDNGVVDLHIPDNMPFKLRESSDNYYELVVSEPLDREKVAEYDITFTVTDRGSPPLSDNETMTLELLDVNDNVPQFPRSFYTIRVIENNAPGDLLSSLTAFDPDLHENQYLVYFILEKEIANTSMSMLFSINPENGNLYALKTFDYEIEKDFLFHIEARDSGSPPLSSNVTVHIIIVDQNDNAPVIVSPWRAHGSVVEEKIPRSTDKGSLVAKVIALDTDSVHNSRITYQFLQVPDATLFSLDQYNGEIRTMRMFSYRDQRHHRLVVVAKDNGDPALSATVTIKLSTVETAVKAYSDMTEVPLEYDIFSDLNLYLVIGLGSVSFLLLITILVTIVLKCQKPKSSKAAPPCRNSVISERNSTIADSTLVSNDAYWYSLFLAETRKGKLVVRQPLPKGSRYIVSSIPRSTGLTETSDSAASTLQRRCSAVKNPKLCLCSRHDSVSYLQTGRWQKQGGQFLVLNRDLWIYFAII
- the LOC137133857 gene encoding protocadherin alpha-C2-like isoform X4, which encodes MISAVTHYSVPEELEEGSVVSNLASDLGLDVKTLSNRKMRLDIISSKKYLDVNKETGELYIVERVDREYLCAVKTTTCYLKMEAIVENPQRIFYIEIEITDINDNAPHFRRDTINLDIMESTPAGERFSVNNAVDPDLGSNSVKTYLLSESEHFDIDIQTGRDGSKFADLILKKSLDREKQGVHNLILTAVDGGVPTRTGTASIIVRVLDTNDNAPTFDKGNYDVNIMENSPVGTPVIKLKATDLDEGTNAKLKYTYSLYTSEKTQGTFDLNPSTGEITVKGQLNYEDIQNYEMEIIATDKGANSLSGQCKVNIFVIDMNDNHPDISIKSFQSPVKENIELDTVIAVVSVSDKDSGDNGVVNLRIPDNMPFKLREYSDNYYELVVSEPLDREKFAEYDITFTVTDRGSPPLSDNETMTLDLLDVNDNVPQFPRSFYTIRVIENNAPGDLLSSLTAFDPDLHENQYLVYFILEKEIANTSMSMLFSINPENGNLYALKTFDYEIEKDFLFHIEARDSGSPPLSSNLTVHIIIVDQNDNAPVIVSPWRAHGSVVEEKIPRSTDKGSLVAKVIALDTDSVHNSRITYQFLQVPDATLFSLDQYNGEIRTMRMFSYRDQRHHRLVVVAKDNGDPALSATVTIKLSTMETAVKAYSDMTEVPLEYDIFSDLNLYLVIGLGSVSFLLLITILVTIVLKCQKPKSSKAAPPCRNSVISERNSTIADSTLVSNDAYWYSLFLAETRKGKLVVRQPLPKGSRYIVSSIPRGTGLTETSDSAASTLQASTTSSSSST
- the LOC137133857 gene encoding protocadherin alpha-C2-like isoform X6: MISAVTHYSVPEELEEGSVVSNLASDLGLDVKTLSNRKMRLDIISSKKYLDVNKETGELYIVERVDREYLCAVKTTTCYLKMEAIVENPQRIFYIEIEITDINDNAPHFRRDTINLDIMESTPAGERFSVNNAVDPDLGSNSVKTYLLSESEHFDIDIQTGRDGSKFADLILKKSLDREKQGVHNLILTAVDGGVPTRTGTASIIVRVLDTNDNAPTFDKGNYDVNIMENSPVGTPVIKLKATDLDEGTNAKLKYTYSLYTSEKTQGTFDLNPSTGEITVKGQLNYEDIQNYEMEIIATDKGANSLSGQCKVNIFVIDMNDNHPDISIKSFQSPVKENIELDTVIAVVSVSDKDSGDNGVVNLRIPDNMPFKLREYSDNYYELVVSEPLDREKFAEYDITFTVTDRGSPPLSDNETMTLDLLDVNDNVPQFPRSFYTIRVIENNAPGDLLSSLTAFDPDLHENQYLVYFILEKEIANTSMSMLFSINPENGNLYALKTFDYEIEKDFLFHIEARDSGSPPLSSNLTVHIIIVDQNDNAPVIVSPWRAHGSVVEEKIPRSTDKGSLVAKVIALDTDSVHNSRITYQFLQVPDATLFSLDQYNGEIRTMRMFSYRDQRHHRLVVVAKDNGDPALSATVTIKLSTMETAVKAYSDMTEVPLEYDIFSDLNLYLVIGLGSVSFLLLITILVTIVLKCQKPKSSKAAPPCRNSVISERNSTIADSTLVSNDAYWYSLFLAETRKGKLVVRQPLPKGSRYIVSSIPRGTGLTETSDSAASTLQYPK